From a single Cydia strobilella chromosome 17, ilCydStro3.1, whole genome shotgun sequence genomic region:
- the LOC134749051 gene encoding uncharacterized protein K02A2.6-like, with the protein MASANLGILTIFDHDGQSWKSYKGRILQFFLANDVDGTTDATGKKRKAILLSALSEGTYKLVEDLALPKQLESVPFEDILTLLDGHFTPTRVGFGERHKFYSASQQVGESHTQWAARLRGLTAHCEFANVEEALRDRFLIGMLPGREKEKLYARELKDLTLAKAVELAETIRCASAGATASGSEPGTDQLLKISKIPKKTEGVGAKVPCTVCGYTNHKTAECRFTNFVCKKCHVKGHLRRMCKVKYVNLGPEDEGDDDGKIYFIRSFRGEPMVETVTIRKKQFKFEIDTGSAVTVVPQNTYNKSFSDIPLRSTSKRLHGYSGERIQCIGMIPLPISYAGSTHSINAYVVCDEGPALLGRDFTSTFNLQLTPVHYCSDETIVKRLQKGYPQLFSDELGCYNKTKIKLTLKEHSKPVFIKARPIAFALRDKIDKEIDRLVNLGVLVPVEHSEYASPIVPVLKRNGTVRLCADYSVSINKQLVVEQYPLPTANELFSKLCGGKQFSKLDLSMAYNQFMLDEASQNITCINTHRGLYKYTRLVFGLSSAPAIFQRAMEGLLAGMDGVLCLLDDVLITGSDEKQHIDRLHAVLKRLQSAGLTLQKEKCVFFQDEVSYLGYVISKNGLKKSSDKIVAMVNAPKPKNVNELQSFLGLVNYYRSFVPEASTILSPLYDLLKKNIKWHWSSEHDTAFEKIKSVLASDQVLAHFNPNAKVILTVDASPTGLSAILSQIESDGTERPVSFASRSLNAAEKRYSQLQKEATSIVFGIRRFHQYLYGRSVPFVLRTDHKPLTSIFQPERGIPEVSANRLQRYAMFLSGYNYVIEYVRSADNSADYLSRACLPPRGGGEDETRVDPRDDWDRAAYICFATDGNLPISVNELRNETSKDIVLQQVIKYTVNGWPHKVNDIKIKPFFLCRTQLSIENGCIMRGHKAVIPKRLQGKVLSELHTSHLGIVKTKAEARSRLWFPGIDEAIEKMIGSCDVCIQLRPSPARVPLAHWDLPPTVFFRLHIDFLGPINNHTYLIAVDAYSKWVEVYDMGNSTSSMAVIDKLCDFFSRFGLPTVIVSDNGASFCSHEFTTFCNLNGIQHVTSPPYHPASNGQAESMVKVIKKGIKSSLITGLNVRDSKVKLLQYLFNYRNSVHSTTGSSPTELVYGRKLRSRLDLLHPVTPTPSSSSVTLANIIKNKQCSQNNKLNRKNNETFTTDERVLYKKFTNKNKFTWSKGVVNRRLGKVLYLIKDITTSALIKKHKNHILKYKGTESNWDYCDALDCDLPETSLPSALQTPPPPQTPLWVNFTQKIYSALRVQYNNAFRMLLGLPRYCSASGMFAEARTDGFHAIMRKRVASLVRRVRGSTNSILATVADRIDGLARDDGKRPDGITLVPWRMGRPLVWDATCVDTLAPSHLPGTSSNAGRAASMAEDLKCRKYATLGSSYSFEAFGVETMPVGAKRAPGIQRDSGAPYRRHKGPEGWPVFCSTH; encoded by the exons atggcaaGTGCTAATCTCGggattttaactatttttgatCACGATGGCCAAAGTTGGAAGAGTTACAAAGGCAGgattctacaattttttttggctAATGATGTGGACGGGACGACAGATGCTACGGGGAAGAAGAGGAAAGCCATTCTTTTAAGCGCACTCAGCGAAGGCACGTATAAATTAGTTGAGGATTTAGCGTTGCCAAAGCAATTGGAAAGCGTGCCATTCGAGGACATTTTGACGCTTTTGGACGGACATTTTACACCGACACGGGTGGGCTTCGGGGAGCGTCATAAGTTCTACTCCGCGTCACAGCAGGTAGGCGAGTCTCACACGCAATGGGCGGCGAGGCTCCGTGGTCTGACTGCACACTGTGAATTTGCTAATGTAGAAGAGGCATTGCGTGACCGGTTCCTGATAGGCATGTTGCCAGGCCGGGAGAAGGAGAAACTTTATGCTCGGGAGTTGAAGGATTTGACGCTGGCTAAAGCTGTCGAGTTGGCAGAAACTATTCGGTGCGCCAGCGCGGGAGCTACGGCGTCGGGTTCCGAACCCGGCACTGATCAGCTGTTGAAGATATCAAAGATTCCGAAGAAAACAGAAGGTGTCGGCGCGAAGGTTCCGTGTACAGTTTGCGGTTACACAAATCATAAGACTGCAGAGTGTCGATTTACAAATTTCGTGTGCAAAAAGTGTCATGTAAAGGGACATTTGCGTAGAATGTGTAAAGTGAAATACGTTAATTTGGGACCAGAGGATGAGGGCGATGACGACggtaagatttattttattcgttcaTTTCGCGGAGAGCCTATGGTCGAAACCGTCACTATTcgtaaaaaacaatttaaatttgaaattgatACGGGCAGTGCCGTCACGGTTGTACCgcaaaatacatacaataagaGTTTTAGTGACATTCCCTTACGATCCACGAGCAAAAGGTTGCACGGGTATTCTGGGGAACGTATTCAGTGTATAGGAATGATTCCACTACCCATTTCATATGCGGGGAGCACGCATTCCATAAACGCATATGTAGTCTGTGATGAGGGCCCCGCACTACTAGGAAGAGATTTCACTTCtacatttaatttacaattaaccCCTGTGCATTATTGTAGTGATGAAACTATAGTTAAACGGTTACAAAAGGGATACCCTCAGCTTTTCTCGGATGAACTCGGGTGttacaataaaactaaaattaaattaactttaaaagAACACtctaaaccggtttttattaaagcCCGGCCGATCGCGTTCGCATTGCGAGATAAAATCGATAAGGAGATAGATAGGCTAGTCAATCTAGGCGTTCTCGTTCCGGTCGAACACTCTGAATATGCCTCCCCAATTGTCCCCGTATTAAAACGAAACGGAACCGTTAGACTATGCGCAGATTACTCGGTGAGTATTAATAAACAACTAGTCGTTGAGCAATACCCGCTACCTACGGCAAATGAGTTATTTTCTAAACTATGTGGGGGcaaacaattttcaaaactCGATTTATCGATGGCATATAATCAGTTTATGCTCGACGAGGCCTCACAAAATATAACGTGTATTAATACACACCGAGGcctttataaatatacaaggTTAGTGTTCGGGTTATCCTCGGCACCAGCGATTTTTCAGCGTGCTATGGAGGGGCTACTAGCGGGCATGGATGGCGTGTTGTGTTTGTTGGACGACGTGCTCATCACGGGCAGTGATGAAAAACAGCACATAGACCGGTTGCACGCAGTCCTTAAGCGATTACAATCAGCGGGGTTAACCCTACAAAAGGAAAAGTGCGTGTTTTTCCAGGACGAAGTTTCATATTTAGGGTACGTCATAAGTAAAaacggtttaaaaaaatcatcggaTAAAATAGTAGCGATGGTAAATGCACCAAAACCTAAAAATGTTAACGAATTACAGTCTTTTTTGGGACTCGTAAACTATTACCGGAGTTTTGTACCGGAAGCATCAACAATCTTGAGCCCATTGTAtgacctattaaaaaaaaatataaagtggCATTGGTCTAGCGAGCATGACACTGCGTTTGAAAAGATTAAAAGTGTCTTAGCGTCGGATCAGGTACTTGCGCATTTCAATCCTAACGCGAAGGTCATCTTGACAGTTGATGCATCCCCCACCGGGCTATCTGCCATTTTATCACAGATCGAATCAGATGGCACCGAAAGACCGGTTTCCTTTGCCTCGCGCAGTCTTAACGCGGCCGAAAAACGTTACTCGCAGTTACAGAAGGAAGCCACTAGTATCGTGTTTGGTATACGTCGATTTCACCAGTACCTGTACGGAAGGTCGGTACCCTTCGTTTTACGTACAGATCATAAGCCCTTAACCAGCATTTTCCAACCCGAGCGTGGCATTCCCGAAGTATCTGCGAATAGATTACAGAGATACGCAATGTTTCTAAGTGGGTATAATTACGTCATAGAATACGTACGCAGCGCTGATAACAGCGCGGACTACTTGTCGCGGGCTTGTCTGCCGCCGCGAGGGGGCGGGGAGGATGAAACTCGGGTCGACCCGCGCGATGATTGGGATCGAGCTGCATACATTTGTTTTGCCACGGATGGTAATTTGCCAATTTCTGTTAATGAGCTTCGTAATGAAACTAGTAAAGACATTGTTCTCCAACAGGTAATTAAGTATACCGTGAATGGCTGGCCTCATAAAGTTaacgatataaaaataaaaccattctTTTTATGTCGTACACAACTATCAATTGAAAACGGGTGTATTATGCGGGGCCATAAAGCCGTGATACCGAAAAGATTGCAGGGGAAAGTGTTGTCTGAATTACATACCTCACACTTAGGTATCGTTAAAACTAAAGCGGAGGCACGTTCAAGGTTATGGTTTCCCGGTATAGACGAGGCGATCGAAAAAATGATAGGTTCGTGCGACGTTTGCATTCAATTACGCCCATCTCCGGCGCGGGTTCCATTGGCACATTGGGACCTACCCCCCACGGTTTTTTTTAGGCTCCACATTGATTTCCTGGGTCCTATAAATAACCACACATATTTAATCGCTGTGGATGCATATTCCAAATGGGTGGAGGTCTATGATATGGGAAACTCGACATCATCAATGGCGGTCATAGATAAattatgtgattttttttcaagGTTCGGGTTACCTACGGTAATCGTAAGTGATAACGGTGCATCCTTTTGTTCGCACGAGTTTACCACTTTTTGTAACTTAAACGGGATACAACACGTGACGTCACCACCATACCATCCGGCTAGTAATGGCCAGGCGGAAAGTATGGTCAAAGTGATCAAAAAAGGGATCAAATCTAGTTTAATAACAGGGCTTAATGTACGGGATAGTAAGGTTAAACTATTACAGTACTTGTTCAATTACAGGAACTCCGTTCATTCTACCACGGGCTCTTCGCCAACTGAACTAGTGTATGGACGCAAACTAAGATCGCGTTTAGATTTACTGCACCCGGTTACGCCAACGCCTTCATCCTCATCGGTCACCCTTGctaatattatcaaaaataaacaGTGTTCGCAGAATAACAAGTTAAATAGGAAGAACAATGAAACTTTTACAACCGACGAGCGCGTACTATACAAAAaatttactaataaaaataagttcacTTGGTCTAAAGGCGTGGTTAACAGAAGACTAGGCAAAgttttatacttaataaaagACATTACTACTTCAGCGTtgattaaaaaacataaaaatcatatacttaagtacaAAGGTACTGAAAGTAACTGGGACTATTGTGACGCACTGGATTGTGACTTACCTGAGACATCCTTACCCTCTGCACTGcaaacgccgccgccgccgcaaacgcc CCTATGGGTCAACTTTACTCAAAAAATTTACAGCGCcctacgcgtccaatataataatgcttttaggatgctgttggggctgccaCGCTATTGCAGCGCTAGtggtatgttcgcggaggcgcgcaccGACGGCTTCCACGCCATCATGCGCAAGCGGGTGGCGTCGCTGGTGCGGCGCGTGCGGGGCAGCACTAACAGCATCCTAGCCACAGTCGCAGAcaggatagatg GTCTGGCTAGGGAcgatggcaagaggcctgaCGGTATAACGTTGGTGCCTTGGAGGATGGGACGGCCTCTAGTCTGGGATGCCACATGCGTTGACACCCTCGCGCCGTCCCACCTTCCGGGCaccagcagtaatgctggtcgTGCCGCGTCCATGGCAGAAGACCTCAAATGCCGCAAATATGCCACCCTTGGCAGTAGTTATAGTTTTGAGGCGTTTGGGGTCGAAACAATGCCCGTGGGGGCCAAGCGCGCGCCGGGTATACAAAGAGATAGCGGCGCGCCTTATAGACGCCACAAGGGACCAGAAGGCTGGCCAGTGTTTTGCTCAACGCATTag